From Streptomyces yatensis, one genomic window encodes:
- a CDS encoding M81 family metallopeptidase, with protein MTPAASRGRRPRIGIGGMHIESSTFSPHRAGYDDFRVTREAELLERYAWTGSDGDLAGRAEWVPLLHAVALPGGPVERETYDRIKGELIERLRRAGPLDGLVYDIHGAMSVVGLEDAEADLTEAVREAIGPDALISAAMDPHGNVSRRFAGRLDLLTAHRLAPHEDAWETRERAARKLVERLDSGRGRPHLAWVQIPVLLPGERTSTRLEPAKSLYERLAAVEAMNGVVDAAIWVGYAWADEPRCRAAVVVTGDDPVLAVEQTRSLAREYWDVRRDFAFVGPTGGADACIAEAVVSSARPFLISDSGDNPTAGGAGDLAYMLGRLLANEDLAAGRATALHPGITDPAAVAECFAAGPGARVRLRVGGGISRGTADHAEPCELTGEVVALRRDDPVGGDLAAVRHGGVTVILVSRRKPFHTLADFGELDPRDHDLVVVKIGYLEPELYELAADWRLALTPGGVDQDLARLGHRRLARPLYPFDDEGFEVPHLEPLLL; from the coding sequence ATGACTCCTGCCGCGTCCCGAGGCCGCCGACCGCGTATCGGCATCGGCGGTATGCACATCGAGTCCAGCACCTTCAGCCCGCACCGCGCCGGCTACGACGACTTCCGCGTCACCCGCGAAGCGGAGCTGCTGGAGCGCTACGCCTGGACCGGGTCGGACGGCGATCTGGCCGGGCGCGCCGAGTGGGTGCCCCTCCTCCACGCCGTCGCGCTCCCCGGCGGCCCGGTCGAGCGCGAGACCTACGACCGGATCAAGGGCGAGCTGATCGAGCGGCTGCGCCGGGCCGGTCCGCTCGACGGGCTGGTGTACGACATCCACGGCGCGATGAGCGTGGTGGGCCTGGAGGACGCCGAAGCCGATCTCACCGAGGCCGTACGGGAGGCGATCGGGCCCGACGCGCTGATCTCCGCCGCCATGGATCCGCACGGCAATGTCTCCCGCCGCTTCGCCGGCCGACTCGATCTGCTCACCGCCCACCGTCTCGCCCCGCACGAGGACGCCTGGGAGACCCGTGAGCGCGCCGCCCGCAAGCTGGTGGAGCGCCTCGACTCCGGCCGGGGCCGCCCCCATCTCGCCTGGGTGCAGATCCCGGTGCTGCTGCCCGGTGAGCGCACCAGCACCCGTCTGGAGCCCGCCAAGTCGCTGTACGAGCGGCTGGCCGCCGTGGAGGCGATGAACGGCGTCGTGGACGCCGCGATCTGGGTGGGCTACGCCTGGGCGGACGAGCCGCGCTGCCGGGCGGCCGTGGTGGTGACCGGCGACGACCCGGTGCTCGCGGTCGAGCAGACCCGCTCCCTGGCCCGCGAGTACTGGGATGTGCGCCGCGACTTCGCCTTCGTCGGCCCCACCGGCGGCGCCGACGCGTGCATCGCCGAGGCCGTCGTCTCCTCCGCCCGCCCCTTCCTGATCAGCGACTCCGGCGACAATCCCACGGCCGGAGGCGCCGGGGACCTCGCCTATATGCTCGGCCGGCTGCTGGCCAACGAGGATCTGGCCGCCGGCCGCGCCACCGCCCTGCACCCCGGGATCACCGATCCGGCGGCGGTCGCGGAGTGCTTCGCCGCCGGGCCGGGCGCGAGGGTCCGGCTCCGCGTCGGCGGCGGGATCAGCCGGGGAACGGCGGACCACGCCGAGCCCTGCGAGCTGACCGGCGAGGTGGTCGCCCTGCGCCGGGACGACCCGGTCGGCGGGGACCTCGCGGCGGTGCGGCACGGGGGCGTCACGGTGATCCTGGTCAGCCGCCGCAAACCGTTCCACACCCTGGCCGACTTCGGCGAGCTGGACCCGCGCGACCATGACCTCGTCGTCGTCAAGATCGGCTATCTGGAGCCCGAGCTGTACGAGCTGGCGGCGGACTGGCGGCTCGCGCTCACCCCCGGCGGGGTCGACCAGGATCTGGCGCGTCTGGGCCACCGGCGCCTCGCGCGGCCGCTGTACCCGTTCGACGACGAGGGGTTCGAGGTGCCGCATCTGGAGCCGCTGCTGCTCTAG
- a CDS encoding MMPL family transporter, translating into MAALARWCLRRRALVIALWLAAFAGVAAASAVIGSAYSNDYDIPGTDSSKASALLERRLPDRAGDSDTIVWHTGDGAGTVRAPGVERRMTAALRQVADLPGVASVTGPYGSGDTSGISADQHTAYATVVFRKPAADLGEAEVRRVLDTARSAASGVRGLEVEMGGAGAGLTERTGPAHLSEAIGVGVAAVVLFLAFGSLAATLLPIATALIGVGTAYAAIGLLGHAMTIADFAPMLGMLIGLGVGIDYALFIVTRHRRGLRRGLSVEQAAQRAVVTSGRAVVFAGATVCLALLGMLVLRLSFLNGVAVAAALTVALTVAASLTLLPALLGLIGMRALSRRERRRLAERGPEATATKGLCARWAVCVERRPKLLGAAAAALIALLALPTFSLHLGTSDQGNGPSASTTRRAYDLLADGFGPGFNGPLTLMGSIDGADDRMAFTQLPKVLRTIDGVASVSAADLGGGGDTGVITVVPTTAPQSRATSDLVGRLRAEVLPRAEEGSSLRVYVGGLTAGYDDFAAVIVSKLPLFVGVVVALGCVLLLLAFRSIGIPIKAAVMNVAAVASSFGVVVAIFQWGWGSELLGLGRAGPIEPFLPVIMVSVLFGLSMDYQVFLVSRMYEEWRRTRDNRTAVRVGLAETSRVINSAAVIMIAVFSAFVLSGDRIIAMFGIGLAAAVALDAFVLRTLLVPALMHLLGGANWWLPGWLERLLPKISIKAEGDGEGGAEGGGGDGEGRASGPVPVSLPGQSGSGAERAGAERSPVP; encoded by the coding sequence ATGGCCGCACTCGCCCGGTGGTGTCTCAGGCGCCGCGCCCTCGTCATCGCGCTGTGGCTGGCCGCCTTCGCGGGGGTCGCCGCGGCGTCGGCCGTGATCGGGTCCGCGTACTCCAACGACTACGACATCCCCGGCACCGACTCCTCCAAGGCCTCCGCCCTGCTGGAGCGGCGGCTGCCCGACCGGGCGGGGGACAGCGACACCATCGTCTGGCACACCGGGGACGGCGCGGGCACCGTACGCGCGCCGGGGGTCGAACGGCGGATGACGGCGGCGCTGCGGCAGGTCGCGGACCTGCCCGGCGTCGCCTCCGTGACCGGCCCCTACGGCTCCGGCGACACCAGCGGGATCAGCGCCGACCAGCACACCGCCTACGCCACCGTGGTCTTCCGCAAACCCGCCGCCGACCTGGGCGAGGCGGAGGTGCGCCGGGTGCTGGACACGGCGCGCTCCGCCGCCTCCGGGGTTCGGGGCCTGGAGGTCGAGATGGGCGGTGCGGGCGCCGGGCTCACCGAGCGGACCGGCCCCGCCCATCTGAGCGAGGCCATCGGGGTGGGCGTGGCCGCCGTGGTCCTCTTCCTCGCCTTCGGCTCGCTCGCGGCGACGCTGCTGCCGATCGCCACCGCGCTCATCGGCGTCGGCACCGCGTACGCGGCCATCGGGCTGCTCGGCCACGCCATGACCATCGCAGACTTCGCGCCCATGCTCGGCATGCTGATCGGCCTCGGCGTGGGGATCGACTACGCGCTGTTCATCGTCACCCGGCACCGCAGGGGGCTGCGGCGCGGGCTGTCGGTCGAACAGGCCGCACAGCGCGCGGTGGTCACCTCGGGGCGCGCGGTGGTGTTCGCGGGGGCGACCGTCTGTCTCGCGCTCCTCGGCATGCTGGTCCTGCGGCTGTCCTTCCTCAACGGGGTGGCGGTCGCGGCGGCGCTCACCGTCGCCCTTACGGTCGCCGCCTCGCTCACCCTGCTGCCCGCGCTGCTCGGCCTGATCGGCATGCGGGCCCTGAGCCGGCGGGAGCGCAGACGGCTGGCCGAGCGGGGGCCGGAAGCCACGGCGACCAAGGGCCTGTGCGCCCGCTGGGCGGTCTGCGTCGAACGCCGCCCCAAGCTGCTGGGCGCGGCCGCGGCCGCCCTCATCGCGCTGCTCGCGCTCCCCACCTTCTCGCTCCACCTGGGCACCTCGGATCAGGGCAACGGCCCCTCGGCCTCGACCACGCGACGGGCGTACGACCTGCTGGCCGACGGGTTCGGGCCAGGTTTCAACGGGCCGTTGACGCTGATGGGCAGCATCGACGGGGCCGACGACCGTATGGCCTTCACCCAACTGCCCAAGGTGCTGCGCACCATCGACGGGGTCGCCTCGGTGAGCGCCGCTGACCTGGGCGGAGGCGGCGACACCGGCGTCATCACGGTCGTCCCCACGACGGCACCGCAGTCGCGGGCCACCTCCGACCTCGTGGGACGGCTGCGTGCCGAGGTGCTGCCCCGGGCCGAGGAGGGCAGCTCGCTGCGGGTGTACGTCGGCGGGCTGACCGCGGGCTACGACGACTTCGCCGCGGTGATCGTCAGCAAGCTGCCGCTGTTCGTGGGGGTGGTGGTGGCGCTGGGATGTGTGCTGTTGCTGCTCGCGTTCCGCAGCATCGGCATCCCGATCAAGGCGGCGGTCATGAATGTGGCCGCCGTCGCGTCGTCCTTCGGCGTGGTGGTCGCGATCTTCCAATGGGGCTGGGGAAGCGAACTGCTGGGGCTGGGCAGGGCGGGCCCCATCGAGCCCTTCCTGCCGGTGATCATGGTGTCGGTGCTCTTCGGGCTCTCCATGGACTACCAGGTCTTCCTGGTCAGCCGGATGTACGAGGAGTGGCGGCGCACCCGCGACAACCGCACCGCGGTCCGGGTGGGGCTCGCCGAGACCAGCCGGGTCATCAACTCCGCGGCCGTCATCATGATCGCGGTCTTCTCGGCGTTCGTGCTCAGCGGTGACCGGATCATCGCCATGTTCGGCATCGGGCTGGCGGCCGCGGTCGCCCTGGACGCCTTCGTCCTCCGGACGCTCCTGGTGCCCGCGCTGATGCATCTGCTCGGGGGCGCCAACTGGTGGCTGCCGGGCTGGCTGGAGCGGCTGCTGCCGAAGATCAGCATCAAGGCGGAGGGTGACGGGGAGGGCGGCGCGGAGGGCGGCGGGGGCGACGGCGAGGGACGGGCCTCAGGGCCGGTGCCGGTGTCGCTGCCGGGCCAGTCGGGGAGCGGGGCGGAGCGGGCCGGTGCGGAACGGTCGCCGGTTCCCTGA
- the gatB gene encoding Asp-tRNA(Asn)/Glu-tRNA(Gln) amidotransferase subunit GatB gives MTVTELVSYEDALAAYDPVMGLEVHVELGTKTKMFCGCSTALGAEPNTQTCPTCLGLPGSLPVVNATGVESAIKIGLALNCEIAEWCRFARKNYFYPDMPKNFQTSQYDEPIAYNGYLDVDVDGEVFRVEIERAHMEEDTGKSTHVGGATGRIHGAQHSLLDYNRAGIPLIEIVTKPIVGAGEKAPEVAKAYVTELRELIKSLGVSEARMEMGQMRCDVNLSLRPHGVEKFGTRSETKNVNSLRSVERAVRFEVQRHAAVLGDGGTIIQETRHFHEEDGSTTSGRVKEEAEDYRYFPEPDLVPVAPSSAWVEELRGGLPELPRVYRNRLREEWGLSRHEMQSVLNAGAIDLITATIDEGAPADQARKWWMGELARRANEDGVELAALPITPAQVARVCALVKEGSLNDKLARQTIEGVLAGEGGPDEVVTKRGLKVVSDEGALGTAVDEAIAANAAIADKIRGGKVAAAGALVGAVMKATRGQADAARVRELILERLGVEG, from the coding sequence GTGACCGTCACTGAACTGGTGTCGTACGAGGACGCCCTGGCCGCCTACGACCCCGTGATGGGGCTCGAGGTGCATGTCGAGCTCGGCACCAAGACCAAGATGTTCTGCGGGTGCTCCACGGCGCTGGGCGCCGAGCCCAACACGCAGACCTGCCCCACCTGCCTCGGCCTGCCCGGCTCGCTCCCGGTGGTCAACGCGACCGGCGTCGAGTCCGCCATCAAGATCGGGCTCGCGCTCAACTGCGAGATCGCCGAATGGTGCCGCTTCGCCCGGAAGAACTACTTCTATCCGGACATGCCGAAGAACTTCCAGACGTCGCAGTACGACGAGCCGATCGCCTACAACGGCTATCTGGACGTCGACGTCGACGGGGAGGTCTTCCGGGTCGAGATCGAGCGCGCCCATATGGAGGAGGACACCGGCAAGTCCACCCATGTGGGTGGCGCGACCGGCCGTATCCACGGCGCCCAGCACTCCCTGCTCGACTACAACCGGGCCGGTATCCCGCTGATCGAGATCGTCACCAAGCCGATCGTCGGCGCCGGGGAGAAGGCCCCGGAGGTCGCCAAGGCGTATGTGACCGAGCTGCGCGAGCTCATCAAGTCGCTCGGGGTCTCCGAGGCGCGGATGGAAATGGGCCAGATGCGCTGCGATGTGAACCTGTCGCTGCGCCCGCACGGCGTCGAGAAGTTCGGCACCCGCTCCGAGACCAAGAACGTCAACTCGCTGCGGTCGGTCGAGCGGGCCGTGCGCTTCGAGGTCCAGCGCCATGCCGCGGTGCTGGGCGACGGTGGCACGATCATCCAGGAGACCCGTCACTTCCACGAGGAGGACGGCTCCACCACCTCCGGCCGGGTCAAGGAGGAGGCGGAGGACTACCGCTACTTCCCCGAGCCCGACCTGGTGCCGGTCGCTCCCTCCAGTGCCTGGGTGGAGGAGCTGCGCGGCGGGCTTCCCGAGCTGCCGCGGGTGTACCGCAACCGGCTGCGCGAGGAGTGGGGCCTGTCCCGGCACGAGATGCAGTCGGTGCTGAACGCGGGCGCGATCGATCTGATCACCGCCACCATCGACGAGGGCGCTCCGGCCGACCAGGCCCGTAAGTGGTGGATGGGCGAGCTGGCCCGCCGCGCCAACGAGGACGGTGTGGAGCTCGCGGCGCTGCCGATCACCCCGGCGCAGGTCGCCCGGGTGTGCGCGCTGGTCAAGGAGGGTTCGCTCAACGACAAGCTGGCCCGCCAGACGATCGAGGGCGTCCTCGCGGGCGAGGGCGGCCCGGACGAGGTCGTCACCAAGCGCGGCCTGAAGGTCGTCTCCGACGAGGGTGCGCTCGGCACCGCCGTGGACGAGGCGATCGCGGCCAACGCGGCCATCGCCGACAAGATCCGCGGCGGCAAGGTCGCGGCGGCGGGTGCGCTGGTCGGCGCGGTCATGAAGGCCACGCGCGGCCAGGCGGACGCGGCGCGGGTGCGTGAGCTGATCCTGGAGAGGCTGGGCGTCGAGGGCTGA